Proteins found in one Crassostrea angulata isolate pt1a10 chromosome 3, ASM2561291v2, whole genome shotgun sequence genomic segment:
- the LOC128176554 gene encoding uncharacterized protein LOC128176554, which yields MGSGGSKSTDSQKNGPKADVLKETDEEPISLDDIVEGYPPPKAVRDKKRHIFTEEDKKVSDSRANTIRVEDYQTFEELSRALTEGLQNDVQKVRAIFTWIGLQGTKGNNSKNNAAPMSPQHIVQLVIQRKASYNLLFVMLCRAVKIPCVFIRGLAKSAAYEVGDRTVDKLGNSWTAVFVSGGWRFVFPLWAFSAIVGHSTGTWTLVESDGQGARETEAKSSGVTVANFNDYYFLTDPDEFIYTCFPHDSKWQLLAKPYTKQQFIDIANCEQAYFENHIQITTKLECLYKSENGVCDIGIKKANEEEFKHLYKLYFNHELSKTRLSKELQLDRYVAVMNNKSAVNFRIRFPGEGIYKMEIYGGSPTGFPLICSFRLDCNEGVSNVKPFPCNPESGFGPNLVTVAGGLEAESHKTGFINVKKNKNVNIRFNLNKHVQVQTVLVHNNIQEEVLSRHVNHKVKGQHLEVNVEVPQQGEYALQINTKPKGSSEPFKNACNYLLASEDMNKKKRFYENAAEKKARSELEGCLKSNDPESIQKAIDNFDQFDLDDKGKREKAERKKNFLVLQKELKEAIARRNVDVLETAIDNAKSSEFSSNLQNHITEAEQLLAELRKLKRFAHEVLQMKQSTISEIHSYKNPRPLAYDVMKATYFLLGEKEDHLQEWEQIQGLMRKSGKQGLLRRVRQFDTINVTENMVNSAAQLLRQYDEETATTASAGLGTFYKWNSVPDTLDGYPVPRPSHNRKSDVLQFLNFKEVDDDARDVVPGDFSTIEDLSRRLTAAYPKTLSKVRALLVWLSAQPILSQKWSSSAQAESPDGILSMMQRGEMSYATFFAMLCRAVDIQCVIIHGIAKSVTYEVGETNTDGLTNSWNAVFVGGSWRLIFPLWACRSVVGHSTGKWILKEPKDIGKLEPEKTTGGAVIQQLNEFFFLTDPDVFQYHCFPNDPLWQLVPKVISLEKFLSLPFLRQDFFENKLKLMSTSSCRLEATRGECDVVIKTPDNLSLTFSYELQFSSKDLDSKPPSQGQPQNCVAMVHQDNKVSFSVRCPTEGVYKLKIYGGREGDKRWLYSSCIVCAEVSDHIIPYPTAPDIGFGPQKLTEEAGLIAMSHKSGCVQVHRNKTCEISFTLTKFVLVHSTLHRFDVSSNSLAQYVSQRIQNDNLRIDVTPPQDGEYTLHINCKEKGSKNGFMNVCNYLLNTDVKNTRSWENAREKVARQDLRAKTLSVTTKNAKELQNAIEKANQLCLEDKGDLKFAHERLDLLQMQKALDDGINRRNVDILEPAIKAAKISDQVYKLSDRIKEAEELRDHLLTLKRFAHDVLDMKQTTISEIHRYSIPSSLIFNVMKATFLLLGEHPQNLEIWEDLQVLMRQTGRQSLLYKVRKFDTLGTDRELATRVLHILEPYTVEQVSSASAGAGTFYNWAKNIATEVNGRKQGKAKPSKTKKK from the exons GTGTAG GGCTGTAAAGATACCATGTGTCTTCATACGGGGTCTTGCAAAAAGCGCCGCCTATGAGGTAGGAGACAGAACTGTAGATAAGTTGGGGAACTCTTGGACCGCCGTGTTTGTATCCGGTGGGTGGCGCTTTGTGTTTCCGCTTTGGGCTTTTTCAGCCATTGTCGGGCACAGTACTGGAACCTGGACCCTTGTTGAATCCGATG GGCAAGGCGCAAGAGAAACGGAGGCTAAGTCCTCTGGGGTCACCGTCGCCAACTTCAACGACTACTACTTTTTGACCGACCCCGACGAATTCATCTACACATGTTTTCCTCATGATTCCAAGTGGCAGCTATTGGCAAAGCCTTACACAAAGCAACAGTTCATAGATATAGCCAACTGTGAGCAGGCGTACTTTGAAAATCACATTCAAATCACAACAAAGCTGGAATGCTTATACAAGTCAGAAAATGGTGTTTGTGACATTGGTATTAAAAAAGCAAATGAAGAGGAATTTAAACATTTGTACAAACTTTACTTCAACCATGAGTTGTCAAAGACCAGATTATCAAAAGAACTTCAGTTAGATAGGTATGTCGCCGTCATGAACAATAAATCGGCGGTGAACTTTAGAATCCGTTTTCCTGGTGAAGGAATTTACAAAATGGAGATCTACGGCGGATCGCCGACCGGATTTCCTCTGATTTGTTCTTTTCGATTGGATTGCAATGAAGGCGTCAGCAATGTAAAACCTTTCCCATGTAACCCCGAATCAGGGTTCGGGCCAAATCTAGTCACAGTTGCTGGGGGGCTAGAGGCAGAGTCTCATAAAACAGGCTTTATCAACgtgaaaaagaacaaaaatgttaacataaGGTTCAACCTCAACAAACACGTTCAGGTTCAAACCGTTCTGGTTCACAACAATATTCAAGAGGAGGTGCTGAGTCGCCATGTCAATCataaggtcaaaggtcaacaCCTAGAGGTCAACGTAGAAGTTCCTCAGCAGGGAGAGTATGCTTTGCAGATAAACACAAAACCGAAAGGGTCCTCGGAACCCTTCAAAAACGCCTGTAACTACCTGCTGGCATCGGAGGACATGAACAAGAAAAAGAGATTTTATGAG AATGCTGCTGAAAAGAAAGCTCGCAGTGAATTGGAAGGATGTCTGAAGTCAAACGACCCGGAATCCATACAGAAAGCTATTGATAACTTCGACCAGTTTGATTTGGATGACAAAGGAAAGAGAGAAAAGGcagagagaaagaaaaactTTCTCGTTCTCCAGAAAG AACTGAAGGAAGCAATAGCGAGGAGAAATGTAGATGTGCTGGAGACCGCTATAGACAACGCCAAGTCTTCCGAATTCTCGTCCAATCTCCAGAATCACATCACGGAAGCGGAGCAACTACTGGCAGAACTGAGGAAACTAAAGAGGTTTGCACACGAGGTCTTGCAGATGAAGCAGTCTACCATATCAGAGATCCATTCCTACAAAAACCCTCGTCCCCTGGCTTATGACGTCATGAAAGCGACGTATTTTCTGCTTGGTGAGAAAGAGGATCATTTACAG GAATGGGAACAAATTCAGGGTCTTATGAGAAAATCCGGAAAACAGGGATTGCTACGGCGCGTGCGCCAGTTTGACACCATCAACGTAACGGAGAATATGGTGAACAGCGCGGCGCAGCTCCTACGTCAGTACGACGAAGAGACGGCGACGACGGCCAGTGCCGGCCTTGGAACCTTCTATAAATGG AACTCGGTTCCTGACACACTGGATGGGTATCCTGTTCCTAGACCCTCGCACAACCGGAAGTCGGACGTCCTACAATTTCTCAATTTCAAAGAAGTGGATGATGATGCTAGAGAC GTGGTTCCCGGTGACTTCAGTACAATAGAGGACCTTAGCAGACGACTCACAGCGGCCTACCCAAAGACGCTGTCAAAGGTCCGCGCGTTGCTGGTATGGTTGTCTGCTCAACCTATTCTCAGTCAAAAGTGGTCCTCTTCCGCTCAAGCCGAATCTCCAGATGGCATACTCAGCATGATGCAAAGAGGAGAGATGTCATATGCCACGTTCTTTGCCATGCTTTGTAG GGCAGTTGATATTCAATGTGTTATAATACATGGAATCGCTAAAAGTGTCACCTATGAAGTTGGGGAGACTAACACAGACGGACTGACCAATTCCTGGAACGCGGTCTTTGTGGGAGGGTCATGGCGACTTATATTTCCACTCTGGGCATGTCGAAGTGTCGTCGGTCATAGTACAGGGAAATGGATCCTGAAAGAGCCGAAAG ATATTGGTAAACTAGAACCCGAGAAAACGACAGGCGGTGCTGTGATACAGCAGCTGAACGAGTTCTTCTTCCTCACAGATCCTGACGTTTTTCAGTACCACTGCTTTCCAAATGACCCACTGTGGCAGTTGGTGCCCAAGGTTATCTCTTTGGAAAAGTTTCTTTCACTTCCGTTTTTAAGACAGGACTTTTTCGAAAACAAACTCAAACTGATGAGCACTTCCTCATGTCGGCTCGAAGCCACACGAGGAGAATGCGACGTAGTCATAAAGACACCGGATAACCTGTCGCTAACGTTTTCCTACGAGTTGCAATTTAGCAGCAAAGACTTGGATTCAAAACCCCCATCTCAAGGACAGCCTCAGAATTGTGTAGCTATGGTCCACCAGGATAACAAGGTGTCGTTTTCAGTAAGGTGCCCCACTGAAGGAGTTTATAAGCTGAAAATATATGGTGGTCGGGAAGGTGACAAGCGGTGGTTATATTCAAGTTGCATCGTGTGTGCTGAAGTAAGCGACCATATCATTCCTTATCCAACTGCCCCAGACATCGGTTTCGGGCCCCAGAAACTTACAGAGGAGGCGGGACTTATAGCAATGTCTCACAAGTCGGGATGTGTGCAAGTTCATAGAAACAAAACCTGTGAAATTAGTTTTACATTGACGAAATTTGTATTAGTTCATTCTACCTTGCATAGATTTGATGTATCTAGCAACAGTCTTGCGCAGTATGTCTCACAGCGCATACAAAACGATAACTTGCGCATTGACGTCACCCCACCACAAGATGGCGAATACACTCTCCACATCAACTGCAAAGAGAAAGGGTCAAAAAATGGATTCATGAACGTTTGCAATTATCTCTTGAATACTGATGTCAAGAATACAAGATCCTGGGAG AATGCGCGGGAAAAAGTGGCGAGGCAGGATCTCAGAGCGAAGACATTGTCAGTGACCACCAAGAATGCTAAAGAACTCCAGAATGCGATTGAAAAGGCCAACCAACTTTGTTTAGAAGACAAGGGAGATCTCAAGTTCGCCCATGAACGTTTAGATTTACTTCAGATGCAAAAAG ccCTGGATGATGGTATAAACAGAAGAAATGTAGATATTCTTGAGCCAGCTATCAAAGCGGCAAAAATATCGGATCAAGTGTATAAACTTTCGGACCGTATAAAGGAGGCAGAGGAACTCCGAGACCACTTACTGACCCTGAAGAGATTTGCACATGACGTACTCGATATGAAGCAGACGACAATATCGGAAATCCATCGCTATTCCATTCCTTCCTCTCTGATATTCAACGTCATGAAAGCAACTTTTCTACTGCTGGGAGAACACCCACAGAACTTGGAA ATTTGGGAAGACCTGCAAGTACTGATGAGACAGACAGGGAGACAGAGTCTGTTATACAAGGTCCGGAAGTTTGACACCCTGGGAACAGACAGGGAGTTGGCCACGAGAGTTCTCCACATTCTGGAGCCCTACACTGTGGAGCAAGTCAGCAGCGCCAGTGCTGGAGCAGGTACCTTCTACAACTGG GCAAAGAACATAGCCACAGAAGTCAATGGACGGAAGCAGGGTAAAGCAAAACCATCCAAAACTAAAAAGAAATAG
- the LOC128175637 gene encoding 28S ribosomal protein S27, mitochondrial-like: protein MFLWPRGQVSFCKLCTTYLTDCIFLYFHFLVMWRHCRRSIVLCNACNKFRHVSRRHLLSSNYALQDTWENRWPSTVENVPFGRLSLKMIENFEKFGKSSVIDMEMLVKSLQNVSMENIELTEDIMYRFRHSDDGFPVRDSIVNAIVRSYIDLEIPDRLVPLLKDKLGYGLLLDNYTANLLMSHFLQQDMTEEAAMVAYEMMLQEDTSHPFTNCMSLYCCVKRLQEIGDVQPPEDAPIVADEEEEWTRVRIIHRPVYDDHFDIKKEHLKLGKSLYYLGRAGVVPDRDSSTKDLVSRSLQFVGLGLYNKFSKALDLLETWIAAAKTNNTPVLCQKQIETFKNHLEWSPTRDPEEEELELGQQTQDYVARKLYLTEEEKAACMERFEKLTEELKSFGGISDQEIYSYILNNVQEQMKNLEGQEKSSQEKRYQDWKTEMLNLYKEQMKEESRLRKQQEIELKMAEMAEKEELILAHEKKREILLARFRVPVEAKRKEKEELDEDELEERMKNKRSIIKKKK, encoded by the exons ATGT ttttatggccccggggccaggtCAGCTTTTGTAAACTGTGTACGACTTATCTAACAGATTGCATATTTTTGTACTTTCACTTTCTCGTCATGTGGCGACACTGTCGACGATCCATTGTATTATGCAATGCATGCAACAAATTCAGACATG ttTCTCGGCGCCATCTTTTGTCCAGTAATTATGCGTTACAAGATACTTGGGAAAACAGGTGGCCATCAACTGTGGAGAATGTGCCGTTCG GACGATTGTCactaaaaatgattgaaaactTTGAAAAGTTTGGAAAGAGCAGCGTCATTGACATGGAAATG TTGGTGAAAAGTTTGCAGAATGTATCAATGGAAAATATAGAACTAACAGAGGATATTATGTACAG GTTTCGACATTCAGATGATGGTTTCCCGGTGCGAGATTCTATTGTTAATGCTATCGTTAGATCTTATATAGACCTGGAAATCCCAGATCGTCTTGTTCCTCTTTTAAAAGACAAG CTGGGTTATGGCCTACTGTTAGATAACTACACTGCCAACTTGTTAATGAGCCATTTTCTACAGCAGGATATGACAGAAG AAGCAGCCATGGTAGCGTATGAGATGATGTTACAAGAGGACACGAGCCATCCATTCACAAACTGTATGTCCTTATATTGCTGTGTCAAACGTTTACAAGAGATCGGAGACGTTCAACCACCAGAAGATGCCCCTATAGTCGCTGATGAG GAAGAAGAGTGGACCAGAGTAAGAATTATACACCGTCCTGTTTATGACGACCATTTTGACATCAAGAAAGAACATTTGAAACTTGGGAAGTCTCTGTATTACCTTGGGAGAGCAGGTGTTGTTCCTGACAGAGACTCCTCCACAAAAGACTTAGTCAGCCGTTCCCTGCAGTTCGTGGGGCTAGGACTCTACAACAAGTTCTCTAAAGCCTTGGATTTATTGGAGACCTGGATCGCAGCCGCCAAAACGAACAACACACCTGTATTATGTCAGAAGCAG ATCGAAACATTTAAGAACCACTTAGAATGGAGTCCCACCAGAGATCCGGAGGAAGAGGAACTAGAACTGGGACAACAGACTCAGGATTATGTCGCCAGGAAGCTGTACTTGACGGAGGAAGAAAAGGCGGCATGTATGGAAAGATTCGAG AAATTGACAGAGGAGCTGAAGTCTTTTGGTGGAATTTCTGATCAAGAGAtttattcatacattttgaACAATGTTCAAGAGCAAATGAAAAACTTAGAAGGACAAGAAAAGTCTTCTCAGGAAAAACGTTACCAAGATTGGAAAACTGAAATGTTAAATTTGTACAAAGAGCAAATGAAAGAAGAGTCGAGACTAAGAAAACAACAGGAGATTGAATTAAAAATGGCAGAAATGGCTGAAAAAGAGGAACTTATTCTAGCTCATGAGAAGAAGAGAGAGATTCTGCTGGCACGATTCCGAGTTCCAGTTGAGGCAAAGAGGAAGGAGAAGGAAGAACTTGATGAGGATGAGCTGGAAGAGAGGATGAAGAACAAGAGATCTATCATCAAGAAGAAGAAATAA